A segment of the Homoserinimonas aerilata genome:
ACGAACGACGTCGACGACATCAACGACCCCAGATAGCCCTGCACGAAGAAGTGCACGATCGCCACCGTCGCCGCGCCCGCCAGAGCGGCACCGATCACCGCAGCGATCACACCCTCCAGAATGAACGGAGTCTGGATGAAGCGGTTGGATGCGCCCACCAGTCGCATGATGCCCAGCTCGCGCCGACGGCTGAACGCACTCAGCCGGATGGTCGTCGCGATCAGCAGAACCGCCGCAACCAGCATCAGCGCCGCGATGCCGATGGCCGTGTAACTGGCCGCATTCAACGCGTCGAAGATGGGGTCGAGGTACTTGCGTTGATCGGCGACCTCGTCGACACCGGGCGTGCCCGAGAGCGTCTCGACCAGAACATCCGCCTGCGTGGGGTCGACCATGTTCACCCAGAACGTCTCCGGCAGGAACTCCGGCGTCACGAACTCGGCGTCAGCGCTGTCGGTGAACTGGATGTACTTCTCGTACGCCTCATCGTGGTTCTCGAACACGTAGTGGTCGACGAGCGGCGCGATCTCCGGCGACTTCAGCTTCGCCTCGACCGCCGCCTTCTGGTCATCCGACGCCTCGGTCGAGTCGCAATTGCCGGTGTCCGTCATCTCCGTGCACATGTACACGGCGACCTGGGCCTTGTCGTACCAGTAGCCCTTCATCTCGCTGATCTGCATCTGCAGCAGGATGGCGGTGCCCACGAAGGTGAGCGAGATGAACGTCACCAGAACGACGGAGACAACCATCGAGAAGTTGCGGCGCAGGCCCTGGCCCACCTCCGACATGATCAGACCGAACCTCATGAGAGACCCCCCGACCCCGAGCTGGCCGACCCCGACGTGCCGGGTCTGCGCTGGTCGCCGACATCGCCAGCCGGCCTCTGGATCGGAATCGTCTGGGTCAGATACCCGCCCTGGCGCTCATCGCGCACGATCTGGCCGCTCACCAGCTCGATCACGCGGCGCTTCATCTGGTCGACGATGCCCGCATCGTGGGTTGCCATGATCACGGTCGTGCCGCTCTGGCTGATGCGCTCCAGCAGCGCCATGATGCCGGCGCTCGTCGACGGGTCGAGGTTTCCGGTGGGCTCATCGGCCAGCAGCAGCGCCGGCCTGTTCACGATCGCGCGGGCGATCGCCACCCGCTGCTGCTCGCCACCAGAGAGCTCATGCGGGAACCTGCTCGCCTTGCCGGCAAGACCCACCATCTTGAGAACATCCGGAACAGCCTCCTGGATGAAGCCCTTCGACTTGCCGATCACCTGCAGCGTGAACGCCACATTGTCGAACACGGTCTTCTGCGGCAGCAGGCGGAAATCCTGGAAGACGACGCCCAGATTGCGCCGGAAGTACGGCACCTTGCGGCTCGACAGGCGGCCCACATTCTGGCCGAGCACATGGATCTCGCCCTTCGTCGGGTTCTCCTCCTTGAGGATCAACCGCAGAAAGCTGGACTTGCCACTGCCCGACGCCCCGACGAGGAACACGAACTCGCCGCGCTGAATCTCGAGAGTCACCGAGTTGAGGGCGGGGCGGGTGTTGCCGGAATAGAGCTTGGTTACCTGATCAAAGCGAATCATGACCCCTTGAGCCTAGGCGCGAGCAGGCGGCCGGGCAGCAGCGACAGGCCGAGGATGCGAGCAAAGCGGATGCCCGCAAGGCTTGGTGGGATAGCTCCAAATAATCTGAGCTCGGCCCGTCGGGTATTGACAGTTGCCACACACATTCCCCGAGCGGGTCGCGACCCGCTTCGCCGCTGTTAGATTCATCGCAAATCACCCGGAGAGATGACCCGGCACGGACTCCAGCGTCGGATGTTCGAAGCAGCCCGGTCATCCGTCACAGCAACGACAGCAGCACCCGACGGTCTCACCGGCGCGCCTGAAAATGACAAAGGAGTCACCAGATGACAGGTCCCGCCCACACCACCATGTCCGCCAGACGCGACCACAGCTCCAAGGTCGCCATCACCATCCTCAGCATCCTCCTCATCGGTCTGCTCGCGTTCTTCTTCATGACGACCGACAAACTCGCCGCAGGAGCGAACCAGCTCGCCACCGGCGCAGGCAGCGCGCATGACGGTTCCGTGAAGCTCGTCGACGGAGCCAAGACCCTCTCCGCCGGGACGGGCACGCTCAAGGACGGTGCAGCATCCGCCAGCGACGGCGCAGCCAAGCTCGCCGCAGGAGCCAGCACCGCAGCAGCAGGGGCCGACGCGCTCGCCACCGGTGCAGGAACGGCCGCAACCGGGGCATCCGACCTCGCCTCTGGCGCCTCGCGCCTCCTCGACGGAACCGGAACCCTCAGCAGGGGCGCCACCGACGCCGGAGCCGGCGCCGCAAAGGTGGCCGCAGGTGCCGCCGACGTCGCCGCGGGTGCCGCCCAGCTCGCATCCGGGTTCAACGATCCCGACCCCGAGGACGCGCTCGGGCGCACCTCATCCGAGCTCTCCATCGCCCTGCGCGACGGCGCCGCTGCTGTCGCCGCCGGTGCTGCCCAGCTCGCATCCGGATTCAATGACGCGGATGCCACGACCGGCCTGACCGCGACGCAGAGCGCCGCCCAGCTCAAGGGAGGCGCCGCAAGTGTCAGCGCCGGCGTCGGCGCCGTGAACACGGGCCTCGGCCAGCTCTCCGGCTACCTCGGGCTGCTCACCGGCTCCTCCGCGGTGCCGGCCGCCAACGTCGCGATGACGACAGGGCAGCTCGACGCGTACCTCGCAGACTTCGACAGCTACGTCGGAACCCTCGCCGGAACGACCCTCGGAACCGCAGAGATCACCGAACTGAAGACACGGATCGCCACCCTCGACGCCATGAACGGCGGGGTCGCCCAGCAGATCGCCGGAGCCCGCGCCAGCACCGAGACCATCATCGGCGGCATCGGCAAACAGCCCACCGCCGGTGACCCGACGCCCGGCCTCCAGTACGGCGCCAGCGCCGTCGCTGCCGGTGCCTCGAAGGTGCACGACAGCATCGCGCAGGCCGCCGCCGGATCCGCACAGCTCGCGGCCGGGGCCCAGGCGGTCGCCGACGGAACCGAACGGTCGCGGGTGAAGACCGCCAAGGCCGTCGACGGAACAGCAAAACTCGCCACCGGAGCGCAGACACTCTCGGCCGGGGCATCCAGCCTCGCCGCGGGCACCTCCAAGCTCGCGACAGGCGCCGGAACACTGTGGAACGGCACCGCCAGCCTCACCGTCGGAGCGAACAAGCTCAACACCGGGCTGCAGACCCTCTCCGCAGGAGCCGGAACACTCGCGGCCGGGAGCGGCACCCTCGCCACCGGCGCGGCCAGCCTCGCCGAGGGCAACAGCAGTCTCGCCGCCGGAGCCGAGAAGCTCGACGCGGGAGCCAAGACGCTCAGCGACGGCATGAGCCAGCTCGGCGACGGCAACGAGAAGATCGCGGCAGGCTCAGGCGAGCTCGCCGCGGGCGCCAGCAGCGTGAGCCCCGCCAGCCTGATGCCGGGCGTGCTCATCGTGCTCGCGATCCTCGTGGCCGCAGCCCTCGCGTGGCTCGTC
Coding sequences within it:
- the ftsX gene encoding permease-like cell division protein FtsX → MRFGLIMSEVGQGLRRNFSMVVSVVLVTFISLTFVGTAILLQMQISEMKGYWYDKAQVAVYMCTEMTDTGNCDSTEASDDQKAAVEAKLKSPEIAPLVDHYVFENHDEAYEKYIQFTDSADAEFVTPEFLPETFWVNMVDPTQADVLVETLSGTPGVDEVADQRKYLDPIFDALNAASYTAIGIAALMLVAAVLLIATTIRLSAFSRRRELGIMRLVGASNRFIQTPFILEGVIAAVIGAALAGAATVAIVHFFVQGYLGSLMSSTSFVGMAEALLVVPILLAVGIVLAGISANVAISRYLKV
- the ftsE gene encoding cell division ATP-binding protein FtsE, which gives rise to MIRFDQVTKLYSGNTRPALNSVTLEIQRGEFVFLVGASGSGKSSFLRLILKEENPTKGEIHVLGQNVGRLSSRKVPYFRRNLGVVFQDFRLLPQKTVFDNVAFTLQVIGKSKGFIQEAVPDVLKMVGLAGKASRFPHELSGGEQQRVAIARAIVNRPALLLADEPTGNLDPSTSAGIMALLERISQSGTTVIMATHDAGIVDQMKRRVIELVSGQIVRDERQGGYLTQTIPIQRPAGDVGDQRRPGTSGSASSGSGGLS